A single genomic interval of Bacteroidota bacterium harbors:
- the hflX gene encoding GTPase HflX: MPQTPVSTARKQETCILIGLIHKHQNENQVTEYLDELAFLAETAGAFTARRFTQRMEHPDSKTFIGSGKLEEIAAYIKTNSIDLAIFDDELSGTQIRNIEKALECRILDRNNLILDIFAKRARTAQAKAQVELAQYQYLLPRLTRMWTHLEKQRGGIGMRGPGESEIETDRRVIRDKLAKLKGKLRDFEKQSATQRKQRSELIRVALVGYTNVGKSTLMNLISKSDVFAENKLFATLDTTVRKIVYDNIPFLLSDTVGFIRKLPHDLIESFKSTLDEVREADILIHVVDISHPQFEDHINVVNQTLVDIGATDKPTLLVFNKIDAYHYIPKEEDDLTPATRENMTLEDLKKSWISKIPGTCIFISAVNRTNVEELRLTLTAKVKELHFQRYPNYLERNNQEE, translated from the coding sequence ATGCCTCAAACACCCGTATCTACAGCCCGAAAGCAGGAAACCTGCATCCTGATCGGACTGATTCACAAACACCAGAATGAAAATCAGGTTACCGAATACCTGGATGAACTTGCATTTCTCGCTGAAACTGCCGGAGCATTTACGGCACGTCGTTTCACACAACGTATGGAACATCCGGATTCAAAAACATTCATCGGCAGTGGTAAGCTTGAAGAGATCGCGGCGTATATCAAAACCAATTCCATTGATCTCGCCATTTTCGATGATGAACTCAGCGGAACGCAAATCCGTAACATCGAAAAGGCTTTGGAATGCAGAATCCTTGACCGGAACAATCTCATTCTGGACATCTTCGCGAAACGCGCGAGAACGGCACAAGCCAAGGCACAGGTGGAGCTAGCGCAATATCAATACCTGCTACCCCGTCTGACACGCATGTGGACTCACCTTGAAAAGCAACGTGGTGGAATCGGGATGCGTGGTCCGGGGGAATCGGAAATTGAAACTGACCGTCGTGTGATTCGCGACAAACTCGCGAAGCTGAAAGGCAAGCTACGGGATTTTGAAAAGCAAAGCGCGACACAACGTAAACAACGCAGCGAATTGATCCGTGTTGCACTGGTGGGATACACGAATGTCGGCAAGTCGACACTGATGAACCTGATCAGCAAGAGCGATGTTTTCGCGGAGAACAAATTATTCGCGACACTCGATACGACTGTGAGAAAAATCGTTTATGACAACATTCCGTTTTTGCTTTCCGATACGGTTGGATTCATACGCAAACTTCCTCATGACCTGATCGAATCTTTCAAATCAACGCTCGACGAAGTTCGTGAAGCGGACATACTCATTCATGTAGTGGACATTTCACATCCGCAGTTTGAAGATCATATTAATGTTGTGAACCAGACATTGGTGGACATCGGAGCAACCGACAAACCAACGCTTTTGGTATTCAACAAAATCGACGCATATCATTACATACCAAAAGAAGAAGACGATCTCACTCCTGCTACGAGAGAAAACATGACTCTTGAGGATCTAAAAAAATCCTGGATCTCCAAGATCCCGGGAACCTGCATTTTCATTTCGGCGGTGAATCGAACCAATGTTGAAGAATTGCGTCTTACTCTGACGGCGAAAGTGAAAGAATTACATTTCCAACGTTACCCGAATTATCTCGAAAGAAATAATCAGGAAGAATAA
- a CDS encoding peptidoglycan DD-metalloendopeptidase family protein, translated as MHKQEMSRDGGNRWFGMTIRFILLTVFFLIQIIAFAQSKKELERKKAQIRQDIEYTNELLSQTKKNKSASLSQLIALNQKISYRAELISTINTELNVVDHEIGHVSTRIDSLNSRLDGLKKQYAEMLYYAYKNQGNYSRLAFIFSAESFNQAYKRLKYLRQLSEYRLRQRDLIVQVQDSLNGKKRELQDVKQDKSRLLTVQVKEKRDLSKEKKEQVSVLNNLTVKEKKLRAELREKQRKEQILASKIEDIIRKEIESARTAARKKNASSGSANVSNKKIENVSSANSTSVLASTPEAIKLSNDFESNKGRLPWPVEQGIISSSFGRHAHPVWRDVVVNNNGVDINSKKGAKARAIFDGRVLRVIMVVDKYAILVQHGEYFTLYSNLQEVFVKAGDKVITKQPIGLVQTNEDEGKTEVHLEIWRGSNKMDPEGWLAAKR; from the coding sequence ATGCATAAGCAGGAAATGAGCAGGGATGGGGGGAACAGGTGGTTTGGGATGACGATTCGTTTTATCCTGCTGACCGTTTTTTTTCTTATTCAGATAATTGCTTTTGCTCAATCCAAGAAGGAACTGGAGCGTAAGAAAGCACAGATTCGTCAGGATATAGAATATACCAATGAGTTGCTCAGTCAGACGAAGAAAAATAAATCCGCTTCACTTTCACAACTGATTGCCCTCAATCAAAAAATTTCCTACCGTGCGGAGCTCATCAGTACGATCAACACGGAGTTGAATGTTGTGGATCATGAAATCGGTCATGTCTCCACGCGGATCGATTCACTGAATTCACGATTGGATGGCTTGAAAAAGCAATACGCTGAAATGCTGTATTATGCTTATAAGAATCAGGGAAATTATTCCAGACTGGCATTCATTTTTTCCGCGGAGAGTTTCAACCAGGCTTACAAGCGTCTTAAGTATTTGCGACAACTGAGTGAATATCGTTTGCGTCAGCGCGATCTGATCGTGCAGGTACAGGACTCATTGAATGGAAAGAAGCGTGAGTTGCAGGATGTAAAACAAGATAAATCGAGATTACTGACAGTTCAGGTAAAGGAGAAGCGGGATCTCAGCAAGGAGAAAAAGGAACAGGTAAGTGTGCTCAATAATCTGACTGTAAAGGAAAAGAAACTGCGGGCGGAGTTGCGTGAGAAACAAAGAAAGGAGCAAATCCTTGCATCGAAGATTGAAGACATCATCCGTAAGGAAATAGAATCCGCGCGTACAGCGGCAAGAAAGAAAAATGCAAGCTCCGGAAGCGCGAATGTTTCGAATAAGAAAATTGAGAATGTCAGCAGCGCGAATTCAACCAGTGTATTGGCAAGCACTCCGGAAGCGATCAAGCTGAGTAATGATTTCGAAAGTAACAAAGGCCGTTTACCCTGGCCGGTGGAGCAGGGAATCATCAGTAGTTCCTTTGGCCGACATGCGCATCCGGTGTGGAGAGATGTGGTAGTAAATAATAATGGCGTTGATATCAATTCCAAAAAAGGCGCGAAAGCAAGGGCGATTTTTGACGGCAGAGTGTTAAGGGTAATTATGGTCGTGGACAAATACGCGATCCTTGTTCAGCATGGTGAATATTTCACCCTCTATTCCAACCTGCAGGAAGTCTTCGTGAAGGCCGGCGATAAAGTCATCACCAAACAACCGATTGGTTTGGTTCAGACAAATGAGGACGAAGGGAAGACTGAAGTACACCTTGAAATCTGGCGGGGCAGCAATAAAATGGATCCGGAAGGATGGTTGGCTGCGAAAAGGTGA
- a CDS encoding T9SS type A sorting domain-containing protein: MSRFFSLLTLFLLSIYLQNPLWAQNRGSFNEETGFLQSNEFRFFTNTPSFRKIARVNQLYDDVFHVFSNADSVRYYYLPNQLSDYELNYSSNGTSWYLSYRTLYSYTGSDQILLITGQNFLGQWENAKKDSFGYGTNNLQSDKTSFLYNPGIQQWIYTGRALYTYSNADLLTEEIQQVYDQNTWKNQYRYSSGYATDSTLSVYLTERWDMSFNTWLPQRRTDYTYDSGKHLLNAFIYRWDTVDSSWYHLQKWSVSYDSVYHPVTYLYENYDTLLSSYYNGSLLNYTYDSNGNLVYSIFQNWIVQENEWENENQFFYYYEPVTGIDELELKVSVTVYPNPSAKKIFVSLNGTLNLKFPITFFIYDVSGRCVFKKENISLPFEKDVSGMQEGQYQLVIRDCDEQYISGKFQVMKSEW; this comes from the coding sequence ATGAGCCGTTTTTTTAGCCTACTGACTCTTTTTTTACTGAGTATATATCTCCAAAACCCTTTGTGGGCGCAGAACAGAGGTTCTTTTAATGAAGAAACTGGGTTTTTGCAGTCGAATGAGTTCCGCTTTTTCACAAATACCCCTTCGTTTCGCAAGATTGCCCGTGTGAATCAGCTGTATGACGATGTTTTTCATGTTTTCAGCAATGCTGATAGTGTTCGTTACTACTATTTACCCAATCAGCTCAGCGATTATGAACTGAATTACTCTTCGAACGGCACATCATGGTACCTTTCCTATCGCACGCTTTATAGCTATACCGGTTCGGATCAGATTTTACTCATCACCGGACAGAATTTCCTGGGACAATGGGAAAATGCTAAAAAGGATTCCTTCGGGTATGGAACAAACAATTTACAAAGCGATAAAACTTCCTTCTTGTATAACCCGGGCATACAACAATGGATCTATACGGGAAGGGCATTGTATACTTATTCCAACGCGGATTTATTGACGGAAGAAATTCAGCAGGTATACGATCAAAACACCTGGAAGAACCAATACCGTTATTCGTCTGGCTACGCAACCGACTCAACTTTGTCAGTGTACCTGACAGAGCGATGGGATATGTCCTTCAATACATGGTTACCACAAAGGCGAACAGATTATACGTATGATTCCGGAAAGCATCTGCTCAATGCATTCATTTATCGATGGGACACAGTAGATTCATCCTGGTATCATTTGCAAAAGTGGAGTGTTTCATATGATTCGGTGTATCATCCTGTGACTTATTTATATGAAAATTACGATACACTGCTTTCTTCTTATTACAATGGGAGTTTATTGAATTACACCTATGATAGCAATGGAAATCTGGTGTATTCTATTTTTCAAAACTGGATCGTTCAGGAGAACGAATGGGAGAATGAGAACCAGTTCTTTTATTACTATGAACCAGTTACAGGAATTGATGAACTTGAATTAAAAGTAAGTGTTACTGTTTATCCAAACCCATCAGCAAAAAAAATATTTGTTAGTCTGAACGGGACCCTCAATTTAAAATTTCCGATCACCTTTTTTATTTATGATGTCAGTGGGCGGTGTGTTTTCAAAAAAGAAAATATTTCTCTTCCATTTGAAAAAGATGTTTCCGGAATGCAGGAAGGACAGTATCAACTTGTGATACGGGATTGTGATGAGCAATACATCTCTGGAAAATTTCAGGTAATGAAGAGTGAATGGTGA
- a CDS encoding transglycosylase SLT domain-containing protein, protein MKHILATSLFASLMFVGSQQLVAQSPDAVIEQAVASGTYDPIAATLDSLVSLNYIQRLSFASSGTQQGNNFQPYEVPSYADDIYRKRIEKIQTPIPLAYNSQVQEYIDLYALRKRALTERVMGLANLYFPLYEQIFDQQGLPLEFKYLSIVESALNPTAVSRVGATGLWQFMLATGKLYKLKVNSYIDERRDPVKSTMAAAQYFKDMYAIYNDWLLVIAAYNCGAGNVNRAIARSGGKRTFWEISPYLPKETRGYVPAFIAVTYLMNYSSEHNLTSVPPVISYFEADTVMVDRKMQLRNVADAINVPVELLAYLNPVYKKGVIPDSDEPMTLRLPTNKINTYIASIDNIYQQQDLVAQASFVAADVRDTDSEQGDQLTRKLHKVRSGEHLQTIANRYSCSVQELKRWNHLKSTKLRAGQKLTVYVNAPRKAEGKLVMKSSPEKANTTALNSSVSDSSTETNQPVQAAQAQSSPSCHFFKC, encoded by the coding sequence ATGAAACACATACTTGCGACATCACTGTTTGCCTCTCTGATGTTCGTCGGCTCGCAGCAGCTCGTGGCACAGTCGCCCGATGCAGTGATTGAGCAGGCCGTTGCAAGTGGAACATACGATCCGATTGCAGCGACTCTCGACAGCCTGGTAAGCCTGAATTACATTCAGCGCCTCAGCTTCGCGAGCTCCGGTACACAGCAAGGCAATAACTTTCAACCCTACGAAGTCCCATCCTATGCCGACGATATCTATCGTAAGCGTATCGAGAAAATTCAAACACCAATTCCTTTAGCATACAATAGCCAGGTTCAGGAATACATCGACCTGTATGCATTGCGTAAACGTGCATTGACAGAACGTGTAATGGGTCTGGCGAATTTGTATTTCCCTTTGTACGAACAAATTTTTGATCAGCAGGGTCTTCCTCTTGAATTCAAATATCTGTCTATTGTTGAAAGCGCATTGAACCCAACTGCTGTTTCCCGTGTGGGAGCAACAGGTTTGTGGCAGTTCATGCTCGCGACCGGCAAGCTGTACAAATTGAAAGTAAACTCTTACATCGATGAGCGCCGTGACCCTGTGAAATCGACAATGGCTGCAGCTCAGTATTTCAAAGACATGTATGCCATCTACAACGATTGGCTGCTTGTAATTGCCGCTTACAATTGTGGCGCAGGAAATGTGAACCGTGCCATTGCCCGTTCCGGTGGAAAGAGAACATTCTGGGAAATCAGCCCTTATCTGCCCAAAGAAACACGTGGTTATGTTCCGGCATTCATCGCCGTTACTTACCTGATGAATTATTCATCTGAACACAACCTCACATCTGTTCCACCGGTGATCAGTTATTTCGAAGCGGATACAGTGATGGTCGACCGCAAAATGCAACTGCGTAATGTAGCTGACGCGATCAATGTTCCTGTTGAATTGCTTGCTTATCTGAACCCTGTGTATAAAAAGGGTGTGATTCCCGACAGCGATGAACCGATGACATTGCGCCTTCCAACAAACAAGATCAATACCTATATCGCGAGTATAGACAACATCTATCAGCAACAGGATCTTGTAGCTCAGGCTTCCTTTGTTGCCGCGGATGTTCGGGATACTGATTCAGAACAAGGCGATCAGCTGACCAGGAAATTGCACAAAGTCAGAAGTGGTGAACATCTTCAAACCATCGCGAACCGTTACAGCTGTTCGGTTCAGGAATTGAAACGATGGAACCATCTGAAGAGTACCAAACTCAGAGCCGGACAGAAACTCACGGTATATGTAAATGCTCCACGGAAAGCGGAGGGCAAACTGGTTATGAAATCTTCACCTGAAAAAGCGAATACAACAGCATTGAATTCAAGTGTGAGCGATTCTTCCACAGAAACCAACCAACCTGTTCAAGCTGCCCAGGCTCAAAGCTCACCAAGTTGTCACTTCTTCAAATGTTAA
- a CDS encoding T9SS type A sorting domain-containing protein codes for MKKIFSSCLLICLSLAGFAQVPNGTFESWTPYGAVEIPTSWNTTDSVSFTNVLPQHSAVQDISDVQSGNASLRLTSWTFYASPGPIPVVPGLPGCASNGTVITNLTSFSITPTGGTPDNAAHGQLNGYYKYTPVNSDTGSVEVLLSRYNTGTSSRDTIATGLFKTNIQNNVYTQFSILMSRKNLGNPDTSLIWIQSSPRSPIAFGNGPGETGSTLQVDSLYFSSLIGIDEVPNVIQSVALYPVPAVNQLNIHVELEKSIQLTYRIFDVKGQLVASNLIEPKETAVDVSALANGTYYLSLLDQQNNALYQTHFTVGR; via the coding sequence ATGAAAAAAATCTTCTCATCCTGTCTTTTGATTTGTTTATCACTGGCGGGTTTCGCTCAGGTTCCAAACGGAACATTTGAAAGTTGGACTCCTTACGGGGCAGTTGAAATTCCGACATCATGGAATACGACCGATAGCGTATCTTTTACCAATGTTCTTCCACAGCATAGTGCTGTGCAGGATATTTCAGATGTACAATCCGGTAATGCATCCTTACGCCTCACCAGCTGGACATTCTACGCCTCACCAGGCCCGATTCCTGTTGTTCCGGGATTACCTGGTTGCGCGTCAAACGGAACTGTCATTACAAACCTTACGAGTTTTAGTATCACTCCAACCGGTGGTACTCCTGACAATGCCGCGCATGGTCAGTTAAATGGATATTACAAATACACTCCTGTAAATTCAGATACCGGTTCTGTTGAAGTGTTGCTTTCACGTTATAATACGGGAACTTCCAGTCGTGATACCATCGCTACAGGATTATTCAAAACAAATATTCAAAACAATGTCTACACACAGTTTTCCATTCTGATGAGTCGGAAAAATCTTGGCAACCCTGACACTTCTCTTATCTGGATTCAATCTTCACCGCGTTCACCAATTGCTTTCGGAAACGGTCCGGGTGAAACAGGTAGCACCTTGCAGGTAGATAGCTTGTATTTTTCTTCGCTGATCGGAATCGATGAAGTTCCAAACGTTATCCAATCTGTTGCTTTGTATCCGGTGCCTGCGGTGAATCAGCTAAACATTCATGTTGAACTGGAGAAAAGTATTCAACTCACTTATCGCATTTTTGATGTGAAAGGTCAATTGGTAGCCAGCAATCTTATCGAACCAAAAGAAACCGCTGTTGACGTATCCGCTTTGGCGAATGGCACATATTATCTGAGTTTGCTCGATCAGCAAAACAATGCCTTGTATCAGACACATTTCACTGTCGGCAGATAA
- a CDS encoding LysM peptidoglycan-binding domain-containing protein, translating into MLPQKPTNLFKLPRLKAHQVVTSSNVKTNDSKIIYHVVQPGDTLWKIAQRYGGMTVESIKQINRLESNDLKVGTRLKVTIGG; encoded by the coding sequence ATTCTTCCACAGAAACCAACCAACCTGTTCAAGCTGCCCAGGCTCAAAGCTCACCAAGTTGTCACTTCTTCAAATGTTAAAACGAACGATAGCAAAATAATCTACCACGTTGTTCAGCCGGGTGATACTCTCTGGAAAATCGCGCAACGTTATGGTGGAATGACCGTTGAATCCATCAAACAGATCAACCGCCTTGAGTCCAATGACCTGAAAGTCGGTACCCGTCTGAAAGTTACAATTGGAGGTTAA
- a CDS encoding c-type cytochrome, which yields MDSSLLAKIHMVSVMIFLLIYVVKTVLLFSNRASLDKFTRVIKVPEMIISTLFLVTGSWLYIQIGGIKMFHLIKLAFVLISIPLAVIAFKRYNKALALLSLLLIIGAYGLAEMSKNKPFIPAKVVVSNDDGSQLVIGTRTYAANCAFCHGTDGKKMYRAATDLTRSTLDATLVQQMVREGSKGKMPAYAGYLSLDEIAAVGVYVQTLRSAPAVNQ from the coding sequence ATGGACTCCTCCTTACTTGCAAAAATTCACATGGTCAGCGTGATGATCTTCCTGCTGATTTATGTTGTTAAAACTGTTCTTTTATTCAGCAACCGGGCCAGCCTTGACAAATTTACCCGTGTGATCAAGGTTCCTGAAATGATCATCAGCACCTTGTTTCTGGTAACAGGTTCATGGCTGTACATCCAAATCGGAGGAATCAAAATGTTCCACCTGATTAAACTAGCCTTTGTTTTGATTTCCATTCCACTTGCAGTAATTGCCTTCAAGCGTTACAACAAGGCACTTGCATTGTTGTCCCTTTTATTGATCATTGGAGCTTATGGACTTGCTGAGATGAGTAAAAACAAACCCTTTATTCCCGCGAAAGTTGTCGTGTCAAATGACGATGGCAGTCAGCTTGTGATCGGAACCCGCACGTATGCAGCCAACTGCGCATTCTGTCACGGTACAGACGGTAAAAAAATGTATCGCGCCGCTACGGATCTGACTCGTTCAACATTGGATGCAACTCTTGTTCAGCAAATGGTGAGGGAAGGTAGCAAAGGGAAGATGCCTGCATATGCCGGGTATCTCAGTTTAGATGAAATCGCAGCAGTTGGAGTGTATGTTCAGACATTACGCTCAGCTCCGGCCGTGAATCAATGA
- a CDS encoding DUF3575 domain-containing protein, with translation MKLKFYLALSAVLLTCSVMAQDNPDASKMYGNQNIIKLNLTSIGFGNFYLQDEYTLNGSSSVALGLSYLPSRSLPTAITTDDSSGNLKNISFSGFSITPEYRWYVKKHAPKGFYLAPYLRYSKYTTSTYSFSYDRDNGQKDVASMEGSLSGIGVGLMIGNQWKFGDHVTLDWWIIGAGFSSSKVELTGKGNFDAAQQQDLRDEFSTTDVPVGSLKTTVTASEVNVEYKTGLPSLRGFGLAIGYIF, from the coding sequence ATGAAATTAAAATTTTACTTAGCACTATCCGCAGTACTGCTGACATGTTCAGTTATGGCACAGGACAATCCGGATGCTTCAAAAATGTACGGAAATCAAAATATTATTAAATTAAATCTGACATCAATTGGTTTTGGGAATTTTTATCTCCAGGATGAATATACTTTAAACGGATCTTCTTCTGTTGCTCTTGGTTTAAGTTATCTGCCAAGTAGAAGCTTACCCACTGCTATCACAACCGATGATTCCAGCGGAAATTTGAAAAATATTTCTTTCTCCGGATTTTCGATTACGCCTGAATATCGTTGGTACGTAAAAAAACATGCTCCAAAGGGCTTTTATCTTGCTCCCTATCTTCGTTATTCAAAGTATACTACCAGCACTTATTCTTTTTCTTACGACCGTGATAATGGTCAAAAAGATGTAGCTTCAATGGAAGGTAGTTTGTCAGGAATAGGAGTTGGACTGATGATTGGAAACCAATGGAAATTTGGAGATCATGTTACACTGGACTGGTGGATTATTGGTGCCGGTTTTAGCAGTAGCAAAGTTGAACTTACCGGAAAAGGAAATTTTGATGCGGCGCAACAACAGGATTTACGTGATGAATTCTCCACAACAGATGTTCCTGTAGGTTCTTTGAAAACAACTGTTACAGCAAGTGAAGTAAATGTTGAATACAAGACCGGTTTGCCAAGTCTTCGTGGATTTGGATTAGCAATCGGATATATTTTCTGA
- a CDS encoding DUF4292 domain-containing protein — MDKFYLQNRFSISFRSHGRIFLFSTLLVFLFSCKTTRKIVETPPAPVKLKGEEVISVFDSVLSRQFNFEWLTAKATVDYTDKSGETNTFDVNLRVRKDSAIWISITPLLGIEAARVLINRDSLMILDRVHKKFSARDYNYLEELLKSDVNYDMIQAVIVGNYFPYLKNEKLKSMYEDEPYIILSTLNKRQAKRVQEEKDPSKPIIQDFWIDGNYRIAKSRITDDKKDRWIEANYKNFMDVNSELFPGNLVVTISSASPIIIKLEYTKVTANEEFSMPFSVPEKYERVVAPSGN, encoded by the coding sequence ATGGATAAATTTTACCTTCAAAACCGGTTTAGCATTTCATTTCGTTCTCACGGACGAATATTTCTTTTTTCCACATTGCTTGTGTTCCTGTTCAGTTGCAAAACAACTCGGAAGATTGTCGAAACACCTCCTGCACCCGTAAAGCTGAAAGGAGAAGAAGTCATCAGTGTTTTTGATAGTGTATTGTCCAGGCAATTTAATTTTGAATGGCTCACCGCCAAAGCTACTGTCGATTATACCGACAAGAGTGGTGAAACAAACACATTTGATGTCAATTTGAGAGTAAGAAAAGACAGCGCGATCTGGATCTCAATCACACCATTGTTGGGAATAGAAGCGGCACGTGTGCTGATCAATCGTGACAGCCTGATGATTTTGGATCGTGTACATAAAAAGTTTAGTGCAAGAGATTATAATTATCTGGAAGAATTGCTGAAATCGGATGTCAATTATGACATGATTCAGGCAGTGATTGTCGGGAATTATTTTCCGTACTTAAAAAATGAGAAGCTGAAATCGATGTACGAGGATGAACCTTATATTATTTTGAGTACACTCAATAAACGTCAGGCCAAAAGGGTTCAGGAAGAAAAAGATCCGAGTAAACCTATTATCCAGGATTTCTGGATCGATGGCAATTACCGGATCGCGAAATCCAGAATTACCGATGACAAAAAAGACCGTTGGATTGAAGCGAACTATAAGAATTTCATGGATGTGAATTCCGAACTTTTCCCTGGCAACCTGGTGGTGACCATTTCTTCAGCTTCTCCAATTATCATCAAACTGGAGTACACAAAGGTTACAGCCAATGAAGAATTTTCCATGCCTTTTTCAGTTCCTGAAAAATACGAAAGGGTAGTTGCGCCTTCCGGGAATTAG
- a CDS encoding YdcF family protein, whose translation MQSTLKPKIKSVLKKLLFGSGIVFLFLVLFAFTTGPFWMYYNLGSGQAKMKEAPATIVLMGGGGFPSESNLIRAYYTIHAAKTFPNANVLLTLPGDSLDSNSSVFRFRNYLIEQGIDSTRILLECTGKNTRGQCLEISRMINMFNPLLVISSPEHLKRSVLCFRKTGFKNVSGIPAFETAIESNLFFSEKKLGGRKIPGTDVGTNLQVRYQFWTHLRYEVIVIREYSALAYYKMKGWI comes from the coding sequence ATGCAGTCCACGCTCAAGCCGAAAATTAAGTCCGTACTGAAAAAACTCCTGTTTGGTTCAGGAATCGTATTTCTGTTTCTGGTTTTATTCGCCTTTACAACAGGTCCGTTTTGGATGTATTACAACCTTGGATCCGGTCAGGCCAAAATGAAAGAAGCGCCTGCAACCATTGTACTGATGGGTGGTGGCGGCTTTCCAAGCGAATCAAATCTGATCAGAGCGTATTACACCATTCATGCAGCCAAAACATTTCCAAACGCGAATGTCCTGCTTACATTGCCCGGCGACAGTCTTGACAGCAACAGCAGTGTTTTTCGTTTTCGGAATTATCTGATTGAACAGGGAATTGATTCGACACGCATCCTGCTCGAATGCACCGGAAAAAACACTCGTGGTCAATGTCTGGAGATATCACGTATGATCAATATGTTCAATCCTCTGCTCGTCATCTCTTCACCCGAACACCTGAAACGTTCAGTACTTTGTTTTCGCAAAACAGGTTTTAAGAATGTGAGTGGAATTCCAGCTTTCGAAACGGCGATTGAGTCCAATTTATTTTTCAGTGAAAAAAAACTGGGCGGAAGAAAAATTCCGGGAACTGATGTCGGAACAAATTTACAGGTGCGCTATCAGTTTTGGACACATTTACGATATGAAGTGATTGTGATACGGGAATATTCAGCACTGGCTTATTATAAAATGAAAGGCTGGATTTAA
- a CDS encoding twin-arginine translocase TatA/TatE family subunit, protein MTLQVLLGFLGGMGGGEIFLVLVIILLFFGAKRLPDLARGLGKGIKEFKDAKNGVDTKEEEKK, encoded by the coding sequence ATGACACTTCAAGTACTTCTTGGATTTCTTGGCGGAATGGGTGGAGGAGAAATTTTTCTCGTTCTGGTTATTATCCTCCTGTTCTTTGGCGCTAAACGTCTGCCTGATCTGGCTCGTGGATTGGGAAAAGGAATCAAGGAATTCAAAGACGCCAAAAATGGCGTTGATACAAAAGAAGAAGAGAAGAAATAG